Proteins from a genomic interval of Sphingobacterium lactis:
- a CDS encoding cation:proton antiporter regulatory subunit: MSIVRESDLIGIGKKYQIETEAGDNMVVVIHDDGRRELYRHEDEDNETHCVMTMSDEESRQVAGILGGLSYKPKALETIEVALDDLRIEWYKVGASNDGVNKSIGQLEVRQRTGASIIAAIREDETIINPGPDYVITPGTTLVIAGKLKNIKLLKEILL, encoded by the coding sequence ATGTCGATAGTTAGAGAGAGTGACCTAATTGGTATTGGCAAGAAATATCAGATTGAAACGGAAGCTGGCGACAACATGGTAGTGGTCATCCACGATGATGGCCGTCGGGAGTTATACCGCCATGAGGATGAGGACAACGAGACGCATTGTGTGATGACGATGTCGGATGAGGAATCCCGTCAGGTGGCCGGTATTTTGGGAGGACTGTCCTATAAACCCAAAGCATTGGAGACCATTGAGGTCGCTTTGGATGATCTACGGATCGAATGGTATAAGGTTGGAGCTTCCAATGATGGCGTGAACAAGAGCATTGGCCAATTGGAAGTAAGGCAGCGAACCGGTGCATCCATTATTGCTGCCATTCGGGAAGATGAAACCATCATCAACCCCGGACCTGATTATGTCATCACCCCAGGAACGACATTGGTCATTGCCGGTAAATTAAAGAATATCAAATTGCTAAAAGAAATCTTACTGTAA
- a CDS encoding MBL fold metallo-hydrolase codes for MAKAYSLFEGSYSVDKTKQFIPFDPKKDDPKDRPGSLFIHVHPFLIETKDGLIVLDTGLGLRNEAGELVIHENIKKLGFSINDVRYVLMSHLHKDHASGMVDIRDGVKRVAFPNAEYVIQEQEWESAYSSESPSYRTEVFDVLQRSGNILFVNGDGQLTPEISYELSGGHSEFHQVFHVKTEGEHFFFGGDELPEPEEIFRSFIAKYDYDGRKARDLRAQYWEAGAPEGWVFLFYHSKNISVGRPEQRADGSYKIIDAG; via the coding sequence ATGGCTAAAGCATATTCCTTATTTGAAGGTTCCTACTCTGTTGATAAAACGAAACAATTTATTCCCTTTGATCCGAAAAAGGACGATCCCAAGGATCGGCCCGGGTCCCTGTTCATCCATGTGCATCCTTTCCTGATTGAAACCAAGGATGGCTTGATCGTGCTTGATACAGGATTGGGCCTGCGCAACGAAGCGGGGGAATTGGTGATTCATGAGAACATCAAGAAATTGGGGTTTTCCATTAACGATGTCCGCTATGTGTTGATGTCCCACCTGCATAAGGACCATGCCAGCGGTATGGTGGATATCAGGGACGGCGTAAAACGGGTGGCCTTTCCGAATGCCGAATATGTGATCCAGGAACAGGAGTGGGAGAGTGCGTACAGCTCCGAGTCTCCATCCTACCGGACGGAGGTCTTTGACGTCCTGCAGCGGAGCGGCAACATCCTGTTCGTGAATGGCGACGGGCAGTTGACGCCGGAGATCAGTTATGAACTTTCAGGTGGACACAGCGAATTCCATCAGGTCTTTCACGTGAAAACGGAGGGTGAGCATTTCTTCTTTGGAGGCGATGAATTGCCCGAACCGGAGGAAATCTTCCGCAGCTTTATCGCCAAGTATGATTACGATGGAAGAAAGGCGCGCGATCTACGGGCGCAATATTGGGAAGCGGGCGCTCCTGAAGGATGGGTGTTCCTGTTTTACCATTCCAAGAATATTTCCGTCGGAAGACCAGAACAGCGTGCAGATGGCAGTTATAAGATCATCGATGCTGGATAA
- the recJ gene encoding single-stranded-DNA-specific exonuclease RecJ: MQKRWVLKPKRNQEKISKLQEALGVNPIIAELLINRDVETFDQARDFFRPSLDQLHDPFLMKDMDVAITRIDRAIGNKEKILIYGDYDVDGTTAVSVVYSFFRDYNSGIEFYIPDRYSEGYGISNKGIDYAYENGFTLIIALDCGIKAVDKIAYANSKGIDFIIGDHHLPGDELPDAVAVLDPKRSDCPYPYKELSGCGIGFKIVQAFLQHNGMPKELAYQYLDLVAVSIASDIVPITGENRILTHYGLKKLNTNPCVGLQALINLSTHKSGSFSVNDVVFQIGPRINAAGRIDHAKDAVKLLTVKTLQDAKPYSDSIDDQNNTRKGYDLKITNEALELLDNDEILKARKTTVLYKEDWHKGVIGIVASRLTEKYYRPTIILTNTNGHIAGSARSVLGFDLYEALSECSDLLDQYGGHKYAAGLTMQTVNVPLFQERFEEVVSKSIKPEMLQQEILIEKEITLKDIDAKFYKILHQFQPHGPVNEAPTFLVKGVTMGYGATIVGSTHLKFSVKQGESPIFDCIGFGLALYIDRILAGRTFDICFSIEENNWRGKKNLQLNVKAIRF; the protein is encoded by the coding sequence ATGCAAAAAAGGTGGGTGCTGAAACCAAAAAGGAATCAAGAAAAGATTAGCAAGCTCCAGGAAGCGCTTGGTGTAAACCCCATCATTGCAGAACTCCTAATCAACCGTGACGTTGAAACATTCGATCAGGCTCGGGATTTCTTCCGACCATCCCTAGATCAGCTACACGACCCCTTCTTGATGAAGGATATGGACGTGGCCATTACGCGCATCGATCGCGCCATCGGGAACAAGGAGAAGATCCTTATCTATGGCGATTATGACGTCGATGGTACCACGGCAGTTTCCGTGGTGTACAGTTTCTTCCGCGATTACAATTCAGGCATTGAGTTTTATATCCCAGACCGATACAGTGAGGGGTATGGTATTTCCAACAAGGGCATTGACTATGCCTATGAAAACGGATTTACACTTATCATTGCATTAGACTGTGGTATCAAGGCTGTCGATAAGATCGCTTATGCCAACAGCAAGGGCATCGACTTTATCATCGGTGATCACCATCTGCCCGGTGATGAACTTCCGGATGCAGTCGCTGTCCTGGATCCGAAGCGCAGTGATTGCCCCTACCCCTACAAGGAACTATCGGGCTGTGGCATCGGTTTTAAGATCGTACAGGCCTTCCTCCAGCACAACGGCATGCCCAAGGAGTTGGCTTACCAATACCTAGACCTCGTGGCGGTGAGCATTGCCTCGGATATCGTTCCGATTACCGGCGAGAACCGCATCCTCACCCATTATGGGCTGAAGAAACTCAACACCAACCCGTGCGTCGGGCTGCAGGCGCTGATCAACCTGTCGACTCACAAATCCGGTTCATTTTCCGTAAACGATGTGGTCTTCCAGATCGGTCCGCGCATCAATGCCGCCGGCCGTATAGACCATGCCAAGGACGCCGTCAAACTATTGACCGTAAAGACCCTGCAGGATGCAAAACCCTACTCGGATAGCATCGACGACCAGAACAATACCCGCAAGGGCTATGACCTCAAAATCACCAACGAAGCCCTTGAGCTACTGGATAACGACGAGATCCTGAAGGCGCGGAAAACAACGGTGCTGTACAAGGAAGACTGGCACAAAGGTGTAATCGGCATTGTGGCCTCCCGTCTGACCGAGAAGTATTACCGCCCGACCATCATCCTGACAAATACCAACGGCCATATCGCCGGTTCGGCAAGGTCCGTCTTGGGATTCGATCTTTACGAAGCACTCAGCGAATGCAGCGACCTGCTGGACCAATATGGCGGCCATAAATATGCGGCCGGCCTGACCATGCAGACTGTCAATGTCCCTCTTTTCCAAGAGCGTTTCGAGGAAGTTGTCAGCAAGAGTATTAAACCTGAGATGCTGCAGCAGGAAATATTGATCGAGAAAGAAATTACGTTAAAAGATATAGACGCCAAGTTTTACAAGATCCTGCATCAATTCCAGCCTCATGGACCAGTGAACGAAGCACCGACTTTTCTGGTCAAGGGCGTCACCATGGGCTACGGCGCTACCATTGTAGGTAGCACCCACCTCAAATTCTCCGTTAAACAGGGAGAATCGCCTATTTTTGACTGCATAGGTTTTGGTCTTGCCCTGTATATCGATCGGATCTTGGCCGGCAGGACCTTTGACATTTGCTTCAGCATTGAAGAGAACAATTGGCGTGGCAAGAAGAATTTGCAATTAAATGTAAAAGCAATTCGATTTTAA
- the lptB gene encoding LPS export ABC transporter ATP-binding protein: protein MILRAEHLIKKYKQRTVVNDVSFHVEQGEIVGLLGPNGAGKTTSFYMIVGLIKPNEGQVFLDDLEITQDPMYKRAQRGIGYLAQEASVFRKLSVENNILSVLEIHHPNKAERKEKLEELLTEFSLHRVRKNRGDLLSGGERRRTEIARALAANPNFILLDEPFAGVDPIAVEEIQTIVAKLKTRNIGILITDHNVQETLSITDRAYLLTEGKIMLTGTPEEIADNELARKFYLGRHFELRRKKF from the coding sequence ATGATTCTACGAGCAGAGCACCTTATCAAGAAATATAAACAACGAACCGTTGTGAACGATGTATCCTTCCATGTGGAACAGGGAGAGATTGTCGGTCTGTTGGGTCCCAACGGAGCCGGAAAGACGACCTCCTTCTACATGATCGTAGGCTTGATCAAGCCCAACGAAGGACAGGTTTTTCTTGATGACCTGGAGATCACCCAAGACCCGATGTACAAGCGTGCACAGCGTGGAATTGGCTACCTTGCCCAGGAAGCCTCCGTTTTCAGAAAGCTTTCCGTAGAAAATAACATCCTTTCCGTACTGGAGATCCATCACCCCAACAAAGCCGAGCGCAAGGAGAAACTGGAAGAACTGCTGACGGAATTCAGCTTGCACCGTGTCCGCAAGAACCGTGGCGACCTATTATCGGGTGGTGAACGCCGGAGGACTGAGATCGCTCGTGCCCTGGCCGCAAACCCGAACTTCATCCTGCTCGATGAGCCCTTCGCTGGGGTTGACCCGATTGCCGTTGAAGAGATCCAAACCATCGTTGCCAAATTGAAAACACGCAACATCGGGATCCTAATCACCGACCACAACGTACAGGAAACACTTTCCATCACCGACCGAGCGTATCTATTGACCGAAGGAAAGATCATGCTTACGGGAACTCCCGAAGAAATCGCAGACAATGAGCTTGCACGTAAATTTTACTTGGGAAGACATTTTGAATTAAGAAGGAAAAAATTCTAA
- a CDS encoding GH3 auxin-responsive promoter family protein has product MALLNSLFTWIMKKRMHQIDLFMKYPHDVQDEWFQSLISAAEATEWGKKYGYNSIYTPEEYKNRVPIQDYDDIKGYVDRMIKGEQNILWPSDIKWFAKSSGTTSDRSKFIPVSMEALEECHYQGGKDMLSIFCHNKPENKVFTGKSVVIGGSSQINNFSPDSYYGDLSSILIRNLPFWAEFKRTPNIEVTLNPNFEEKIEQIAQITIKENVTSLAGVPTWNMVMANRILEITGKDNLLEVWPNLEFYGHGGVSFKPYREQFKKLIPSDNMYFFENYNASEGYFGLQDRSDSEDLLLMLDYGIYYEFLPMENIHEENPKTLALHEVEVGKNYALIISTNAGLWRYKIGDTIKFTSISPYRFQISGRTKQYINTFGEEVIVDNAEQALEVACKATEATIKDYTAGPVYFNDKTAGAHEWVIEFEHQPNDFQRFREILDATLREINSDYDAKRYKDMALAAPIIHNAPKDSFYNWMKSRGKLGGQNKVPRLANSREYLDPLLQLIKG; this is encoded by the coding sequence ATGGCCTTATTAAACTCACTTTTTACGTGGATCATGAAGAAACGCATGCATCAGATCGATCTGTTCATGAAGTATCCCCATGATGTACAAGATGAATGGTTCCAAAGCTTGATTTCCGCAGCGGAGGCGACCGAGTGGGGCAAAAAATATGGCTATAACAGTATCTATACACCTGAGGAATACAAAAACCGGGTTCCCATTCAGGATTACGACGATATTAAGGGGTATGTGGACCGCATGATCAAGGGTGAACAGAATATCCTCTGGCCATCCGACATCAAATGGTTCGCCAAATCCTCCGGAACGACCTCCGACCGCAGTAAATTTATTCCCGTGAGTATGGAGGCCCTTGAGGAATGCCACTACCAGGGCGGAAAGGACATGCTGTCCATCTTCTGCCACAACAAACCGGAGAACAAGGTCTTCACCGGAAAGTCCGTCGTTATCGGCGGATCCTCCCAGATCAACAACTTTAGCCCAGATTCCTATTATGGCGACCTCTCTTCCATCCTGATCCGCAACCTCCCTTTTTGGGCCGAATTCAAACGGACACCGAATATCGAGGTCACACTGAATCCGAATTTCGAAGAGAAAATCGAACAGATCGCACAGATTACCATCAAGGAGAATGTCACCTCGCTGGCGGGTGTGCCAACCTGGAACATGGTCATGGCCAACCGGATCCTTGAGATCACAGGCAAGGATAATCTCTTGGAAGTATGGCCGAATCTGGAATTCTATGGCCATGGAGGTGTAAGTTTCAAACCTTACCGGGAGCAGTTCAAGAAACTGATCCCATCGGACAACATGTATTTCTTCGAGAATTACAACGCCTCGGAGGGCTATTTTGGCCTTCAGGACCGTTCCGATTCCGAGGATCTGCTGCTGATGCTCGATTATGGGATCTATTATGAATTCCTTCCCATGGAAAATATCCATGAGGAAAACCCGAAAACGCTGGCGCTGCATGAGGTGGAGGTCGGTAAGAACTACGCATTGATCATTTCGACCAATGCGGGTCTATGGCGGTACAAAATCGGGGACACCATTAAATTTACATCCATTTCACCCTACCGTTTCCAGATTTCGGGCAGGACAAAACAGTACATCAATACATTTGGCGAGGAGGTGATCGTGGACAATGCCGAACAAGCCTTGGAAGTAGCCTGCAAGGCTACCGAAGCGACGATAAAGGATTATACTGCCGGACCGGTGTATTTCAACGACAAGACCGCTGGAGCCCATGAATGGGTCATCGAATTCGAGCACCAGCCCAATGACTTCCAACGATTCCGTGAAATCCTGGACGCCACATTACGGGAAATAAATTCCGATTACGACGCAAAGCGGTACAAGGACATGGCACTCGCTGCACCTATCATCCACAATGCGCCAAAGGACAGTTTCTATAACTGGATGAAGAGCCGGGGTAAGCTGGGCGGACAGAACAAGGTACCACGCCTGGCCAACAGCCGGGAATACCTGGACCCGCTCCTGCAACTGATAAAAGGCTAA
- a CDS encoding branched-chain amino acid aminotransferase, with protein sequence MSSSQTTTIQVEPTQQSRLAQVDFNNLKFGQIMSDHMLVAEYDNGKWESVKIVPYGDLAVSPSMSALHYGQAIFEGIKGYKFEDGTVSIFRPDKNWERFNKSAARLQMPEVPEEIFIDGLKQLLDVDSEWVPNKEGTSLYIRPFMFATEAALGVHPSKSYKFIIITCPVGAYYSKPISLKVETHYTRAAEGGVGFSKNAGNYALSLYPTQLANDEGYDQIMWTDALEHKYIEEAGTANLIFRIGDKIITPHGDTILHGVTRRTIMELAEKWGYQAEQRKVSVQELIDGIKAGEVSEAFAAGTAATITHIDRIGFEGQDYTLPPVEGREFSNKVLGYLNDLRYGKTEDPFGWNLIVK encoded by the coding sequence ATGAGTTCCTCACAAACAACTACGATACAAGTGGAGCCTACACAACAATCTAGGCTTGCGCAAGTGGATTTTAACAATTTAAAATTTGGTCAGATCATGTCCGACCACATGCTGGTTGCTGAATATGACAATGGAAAATGGGAATCGGTAAAGATTGTACCTTATGGGGATCTTGCGGTCAGCCCTTCCATGTCTGCATTACATTACGGACAGGCAATTTTTGAAGGTATCAAGGGTTACAAATTTGAAGACGGAACAGTTAGTATCTTCCGTCCGGACAAGAACTGGGAGCGTTTCAACAAATCAGCTGCTCGCCTGCAAATGCCGGAGGTGCCTGAAGAGATCTTTATTGATGGCCTGAAGCAATTGTTGGACGTAGACAGCGAATGGGTACCAAACAAAGAAGGTACTTCCCTGTACATCCGTCCATTTATGTTTGCTACAGAAGCGGCATTGGGTGTCCATCCTTCCAAATCCTATAAATTCATTATCATCACCTGCCCTGTCGGTGCTTACTACAGCAAACCAATCAGCTTAAAGGTGGAAACACACTATACGCGTGCCGCAGAAGGTGGTGTTGGTTTCTCGAAGAATGCCGGAAATTACGCCCTTTCCCTATACCCTACGCAATTGGCAAACGATGAAGGTTACGACCAGATCATGTGGACCGATGCTTTGGAACATAAATACATCGAAGAAGCAGGAACGGCAAACTTAATCTTCCGCATCGGTGATAAGATTATTACACCTCATGGCGACACCATCCTTCACGGTGTGACAAGACGCACGATTATGGAGCTGGCTGAAAAATGGGGTTACCAAGCCGAGCAGCGCAAGGTATCCGTACAGGAATTGATCGACGGTATCAAGGCCGGTGAAGTATCGGAAGCTTTTGCCGCAGGAACCGCCGCAACCATTACCCATATCGACCGTATCGGATTCGAAGGACAGGATTATACACTGCCTCCAGTAGAAGGCCGCGAGTTCTCAAACAAAGTGTTGGGCTACCTCAATGACTTACGCTACGGCAAAACAGAAGATCCATTTGGCTGGAATTTAATCGTGAAATAA
- a CDS encoding SusC/RagA family TonB-linked outer membrane protein, which yields MTNYFTRVRWTKLYCHLALLSPLTLIAGPSFGTTIEFTKPDLKNQTQLTATFQQTITGTVRDQDGNPIAGVTVGVKGGTAKTSTDQGGHYEISVPSNTAILTFSSIGYVTYETQASNAKTITLASSEDTLDEVVVVGYGRQKKTNLTSAVSQVDSKMLENRPTPTVTNMLQGAAPGLVVTRNSGRPGAQGLNISVRGATSANGSVAPLVVIDGVISSDQTFVALNPSDIENISILKDGGATAIYGAQSAGGVILVTTKKGKAGVGRISVSSNIGFQKPGAMPDRLSLIDEMNYVNLARQNAGIAAEYSEEDLEYAVNGPTFVLGSNGQWRTYNQQNILDQIVKDNYNIYNNNIQFSGGSENITYLASLGNMTQNGMFKVGDDKFSRINARVNVSAKVNKYLKLDLGNAFINQDTDNPQDGGYGIDGGGNSILRQFYSSRMRFPIYNEDGTYYKSGTSSAFGYALMKDGGFNTDRKKTYFNNATATLNNFVKGLEIKLMYSRESIDLQNRNFRRTVDFYSGPTANTKSQLNNPNNYSITNYKTLKQNVQAVVDYDLTVAENHNFHIMAGYQFYDHDYQYQSASTKNLYVNDNPSLNFTSDPLNKSHSQYAEREKMQSYFGRFNYNFKEKYLFEATIRSDESSRLSPNVRTKVFPSFSAGWNVAKEDWFEGATGIITELKPRLSWGKVGSKIGIGFYDYITQLNSGSNIIINDLKQTYIYQNSLPASDLSWETIETRNIGVDFSLLGSKLTGSFDYFQKYNNNMLVSISLPATIGINVPKSNQGQMKTWGWEATLGYRDKVGEDFNYNVSVNLADNQNRLIKYGGANDIIYSGTNGLVEGYALNSIWAYKTDGYFQTEDDVKNAPNYEKIINKAGVPGIGDIRYVDVDGDGYITPGDNRLGKTGDLVYLGDTNPRYQYGINAYMGYKNFDFSFFIQGIGKRNLKPSNELIQPQLYSYYLPMDFQMDYWTPENRDAAFPRPFLEGNQNFQNSDKWYVSGAYARLKNIQLGYTLTKDLVRKMPFNRVRLYVSAEDILTVSKLGVFKGAIDPEIRPEDSKVSPYPFATTVSFGLNIDL from the coding sequence ATGACTAATTACTTTACTCGGGTAAGGTGGACAAAATTATATTGCCATTTGGCACTTCTGTCACCCCTTACATTGATTGCAGGTCCCTCGTTTGGTACCACGATCGAGTTTACCAAACCAGATTTAAAAAATCAAACCCAATTAACAGCTACTTTTCAACAAACCATTACCGGTACTGTAAGGGACCAAGATGGCAACCCTATTGCAGGCGTTACAGTTGGTGTCAAGGGCGGTACCGCTAAAACATCGACAGATCAAGGTGGCCATTATGAAATTTCAGTCCCTAGTAATACTGCGATTTTAACGTTTTCTTCAATAGGCTATGTCACTTATGAAACTCAGGCTTCGAATGCTAAAACGATCACACTTGCTAGTTCAGAAGATACATTAGATGAAGTGGTGGTGGTTGGATACGGAAGACAGAAAAAGACAAACTTAACGAGCGCAGTTTCTCAAGTTGATTCAAAAATGTTGGAAAACCGTCCAACGCCTACAGTAACCAACATGCTTCAAGGGGCTGCTCCAGGTTTAGTGGTTACGAGAAATTCTGGACGTCCAGGGGCACAAGGATTAAATATCTCCGTCAGAGGGGCTACTTCCGCAAATGGTTCTGTCGCACCTTTGGTCGTTATCGATGGGGTAATCAGTTCAGACCAGACATTTGTAGCTTTAAACCCAAGTGATATTGAGAATATTTCGATCCTAAAAGATGGTGGAGCAACAGCAATCTATGGAGCGCAGTCTGCAGGAGGAGTTATTTTGGTAACCACGAAAAAGGGAAAAGCTGGTGTTGGCCGTATTTCCGTTTCCAGCAATATAGGATTTCAAAAACCAGGTGCAATGCCTGATCGTCTTTCCCTAATTGATGAAATGAACTATGTCAATTTAGCGAGACAAAATGCAGGTATTGCTGCAGAGTACAGTGAAGAAGATTTGGAATATGCTGTCAATGGACCAACGTTTGTATTGGGTTCAAATGGACAGTGGCGGACTTACAACCAACAAAATATCTTGGATCAAATTGTAAAAGATAATTACAACATCTACAATAACAATATCCAGTTTTCTGGAGGTTCTGAAAACATAACCTACTTAGCGTCATTAGGAAATATGACTCAGAATGGTATGTTCAAAGTGGGCGATGACAAATTCTCCCGTATAAATGCGCGGGTAAATGTTTCTGCTAAGGTTAATAAGTATTTAAAATTAGATCTAGGCAATGCCTTTATCAATCAAGACACAGATAATCCACAAGATGGTGGTTACGGAATTGATGGTGGTGGAAATTCCATTCTTAGACAATTTTACTCCTCAAGAATGAGATTTCCAATTTACAATGAAGACGGCACCTATTATAAAAGTGGTACATCTTCTGCATTTGGATATGCACTTATGAAAGATGGTGGCTTTAATACTGATCGCAAAAAAACATACTTCAATAATGCGACAGCAACCCTTAACAATTTTGTCAAAGGATTAGAAATTAAGTTGATGTATAGTCGTGAGAGCATTGATCTACAAAACAGAAATTTCCGTAGAACAGTTGATTTCTATTCAGGACCTACTGCAAATACGAAATCACAGCTGAATAATCCAAACAACTATAGCATCACAAATTACAAAACACTTAAACAAAATGTTCAAGCTGTAGTAGATTACGATTTGACGGTTGCTGAAAATCACAACTTCCATATTATGGCCGGATATCAGTTTTATGACCACGATTATCAATACCAGAGTGCTTCTACCAAGAACCTGTATGTAAATGATAATCCGAGTTTAAACTTTACATCCGATCCACTAAATAAATCGCACAGCCAATATGCTGAACGTGAAAAAATGCAATCATATTTCGGACGTTTTAATTACAATTTTAAAGAGAAATATTTGTTTGAAGCTACAATTCGTAGTGATGAAAGTTCTCGATTATCGCCAAATGTGAGAACTAAAGTTTTCCCTTCATTCTCTGCAGGTTGGAATGTCGCAAAAGAAGATTGGTTTGAAGGAGCCACAGGAATAATTACCGAATTAAAACCAAGGCTCTCTTGGGGTAAAGTCGGTTCTAAAATTGGTATTGGCTTTTATGATTACATAACGCAATTAAATTCGGGATCCAACATTATTATAAATGACCTTAAGCAAACTTATATCTATCAAAATTCATTACCGGCAAGTGATCTTTCTTGGGAAACAATTGAAACCAGAAATATTGGTGTAGACTTCAGCCTGTTGGGAAGTAAACTTACAGGTAGCTTTGACTATTTCCAAAAATACAACAACAATATGCTCGTGTCTATCAGTTTACCAGCAACTATCGGCATAAATGTTCCTAAATCAAATCAAGGCCAGATGAAAACTTGGGGATGGGAAGCTACCTTAGGCTACCGCGATAAGGTCGGAGAAGATTTCAATTACAACGTTTCCGTAAATCTTGCTGACAATCAAAATAGATTAATAAAATATGGCGGTGCTAATGATATTATTTATTCTGGAACAAATGGTTTGGTGGAAGGATATGCATTGAACTCTATATGGGCATACAAAACGGATGGTTATTTCCAAACAGAAGATGACGTCAAAAATGCGCCTAATTATGAAAAAATCATCAATAAAGCGGGCGTACCGGGAATAGGTGATATTCGATATGTAGACGTAGATGGTGATGGTTATATCACTCCTGGAGATAATAGACTGGGCAAAACTGGAGATTTAGTGTATTTAGGAGATACGAATCCAAGGTATCAATATGGAATCAATGCCTACATGGGTTACAAAAACTTTGATTTCTCTTTCTTTATCCAGGGTATCGGCAAAAGAAACCTGAAACCAAGCAATGAATTGATTCAACCGCAGTTATACTCTTATTATTTACCCATGGATTTCCAAATGGACTACTGGACACCTGAAAATAGAGATGCGGCGTTTCCACGACCATTCTTAGAAGGTAATCAAAACTTCCAAAATTCGGATAAGTGGTATGTAAGTGGAGCTTATGCACGATTGAAAAACATACAATTAGGATACACATTAACAAAAGATCTTGTGCGGAAAATGCCTTTCAACAGAGTGCGCCTATATGTATCTGCTGAAGATATTTTAACGGTATCCAAATTGGGTGTGTTCAAAGGGGCAATTGACCCAGAAATAAGACCCGAGGACAGTAAAGTTTCTCCATATCCTTTTGCAACCACGGTATCTTTTGGTTTAAACATCGACTTATAA